A stretch of Desulfobacter hydrogenophilus DNA encodes these proteins:
- the brxC gene encoding BREX system P-loop protein BrxC, whose amino-acid sequence MMTLKTIFHKPVDRPIEGVIKADDEASLRLEIEEYVLTNEIEKRLESFLDAYNNYEGANGVWVSGFFGSGKSHLLKMLALLLGNRQINGDRTLDLFLPKCGDNEILRGDLKRAVAIPSKSILFNIDQKADVISKTQIDALLAVFVKVFDEMCGYYGKQGHIAQFERDLDSRGLYEKFQSAYEATAGRTWHKGREQALLEAKNIAKAYAQATGEGEAQAIGILDKYRSQYRVSIEDFAEQINFYIQRQSSQENQKGFRLNFFVDEVGQYIAENVKLMTNLQTIAESLATKCRGRAWVIVTAQEDMGKVVGEMGKQQGNDFSKIQARFANRMKLTSADVSEVIQKRLLMKTEDGIGLLTDIYQAQSNNFKTLFDFADGSQTYRNFQDSDHFIDSYPFIPYQFALFQSAIQNLSHHNAFEGKHSSVGERSMLGVFQQVAVQIGDYEIGQLATFDLMFEGIRTALKSNIQRAIIQAENHLDGPFAIRLLKSLFLVKYVKEFKPTIRNLCVLMLDCFNQDLPALRTRVEEALSLLEQQTYVQRNGELYEYLTDEEKDVEEEIKNTEVESSDVAAELEKIVFDHVIKHRKIRYTENGQDYPFSKKLDDRLYGREYELTIHVISPFNEHTDDEVTLKMQSWGRDELLILMPADERLVRDILMYKRTEKYIRQNISITQQEAVRRILTDKGFQNQERYTELQKTIQSLISKAKLFVAGADIEIGSKDTQTRVLGGFHELVSRTYPNLRMLRGITYNENDIAKCLKASQQGLFGNNATALAESEQELLAFIQSNNRGGVRTTLKNMLEKFERKPYGWYYAAVLCTLAHLCVRGKVEVRTDGNLLEEGDLERALRNTHGHGNVVLEPQVEFTASQVRVLKEFFEDFFDAPPAASEAKALGLETGTALQELIHQLTPLAAQASQYPFLNTLTPVLEKLKGLSGKPYTWYLTELPRQEDTLLDMKEGVIDSARKFMNGPLKRIFDNARKFVQTQEPNFAYIEGDEATQVVASLNDPECFKGNCMQQVKTQVETLQEKVDAQIRAEIANAEETVDDLKSRLCGMVEFATLNGEQQEQITQPFSEFKASIGRQKLIAVIRDSLRRFEEGEYQRQLSRITSWAQPAPSPKSAPETGRTGTPDKGSTPTPPPKPDPRIEYVPSRSVKVSFEKAWLADETDVDGYLASMREALLEEIRKGKRIQI is encoded by the coding sequence ATGATGACGCTTAAAACTATTTTTCACAAGCCAGTTGATCGACCGATTGAAGGGGTCATTAAAGCTGATGACGAAGCAAGTCTTCGCCTTGAAATTGAAGAATACGTCCTGACAAACGAAATTGAAAAACGGCTTGAATCCTTCCTGGATGCCTACAACAATTACGAAGGTGCCAACGGCGTTTGGGTTTCCGGCTTCTTTGGGTCCGGTAAATCTCATCTTTTGAAAATGCTGGCACTATTGCTCGGAAACCGGCAGATAAACGGGGACCGGACTCTTGATCTCTTTTTACCTAAATGTGGTGACAACGAGATTCTGCGCGGTGATCTCAAGCGGGCAGTTGCCATTCCATCGAAAAGCATTCTGTTCAATATCGACCAGAAAGCGGACGTCATCAGTAAAACACAGATCGATGCTCTCCTCGCCGTTTTTGTCAAAGTCTTTGACGAGATGTGCGGATACTACGGCAAGCAGGGACACATTGCCCAGTTCGAACGAGACCTCGACAGCCGTGGCCTCTACGAAAAGTTCCAATCTGCCTACGAAGCAACTGCCGGCAGGACATGGCACAAAGGCAGGGAGCAAGCTTTACTGGAGGCAAAAAACATTGCCAAAGCTTATGCACAGGCAACGGGTGAAGGTGAGGCGCAGGCCATAGGAATACTGGACAAATACCGGAGCCAATACCGTGTCTCCATAGAAGATTTTGCCGAACAGATAAATTTTTATATCCAACGGCAATCGAGTCAAGAGAATCAAAAAGGATTCCGGTTGAATTTCTTTGTTGATGAGGTCGGGCAGTACATTGCTGAGAACGTCAAACTGATGACCAACCTTCAGACCATTGCCGAAAGTTTGGCAACCAAATGTCGAGGCCGCGCCTGGGTCATTGTGACCGCCCAGGAAGACATGGGGAAGGTTGTGGGCGAGATGGGGAAACAGCAAGGTAATGATTTCTCCAAAATCCAGGCCCGATTTGCCAACAGGATGAAGTTAACCAGTGCCGACGTATCAGAGGTCATCCAGAAGCGCCTGCTTATGAAAACAGAAGATGGCATTGGCCTCCTAACGGATATTTATCAGGCCCAGTCCAACAATTTTAAAACCCTTTTTGACTTTGCCGACGGCTCTCAAACTTACCGAAATTTTCAGGATAGCGATCACTTCATTGACAGTTATCCATTTATTCCGTATCAGTTTGCACTCTTCCAGTCAGCCATTCAAAATCTGTCCCATCATAACGCATTCGAGGGCAAACACAGCTCAGTGGGTGAGCGCTCTATGTTGGGTGTCTTTCAACAGGTAGCTGTCCAGATAGGAGACTATGAAATAGGCCAATTGGCTACCTTTGATCTGATGTTTGAGGGGATTCGCACTGCGTTAAAATCCAACATCCAGCGCGCCATAATCCAAGCTGAGAATCATCTCGATGGCCCCTTTGCGATCCGTTTGTTGAAATCGCTATTCCTTGTCAAATATGTCAAAGAGTTTAAACCGACGATTCGGAACCTGTGCGTCCTGATGCTGGACTGCTTCAATCAGGATCTACCCGCATTGAGAACGCGCGTCGAAGAGGCCTTAAGTCTTCTGGAACAGCAAACCTATGTGCAACGTAATGGCGAGCTGTATGAGTACCTCACCGATGAGGAAAAAGACGTCGAGGAGGAAATTAAAAATACAGAGGTGGAGTCGTCAGATGTTGCCGCCGAGCTTGAAAAAATTGTTTTTGACCACGTCATCAAACATCGAAAGATTCGATATACTGAGAACGGCCAAGACTACCCATTCTCTAAAAAGCTTGATGATCGGCTGTACGGACGGGAGTATGAGCTGACCATCCATGTCATCAGTCCGTTCAACGAACATACTGATGATGAAGTAACCCTGAAAATGCAAAGTTGGGGACGTGATGAGCTCCTGATCCTGATGCCTGCGGATGAGCGCCTTGTTCGTGACATCCTCATGTATAAGCGAACTGAGAAATACATCCGCCAAAACATCTCGATCACCCAACAGGAGGCGGTTAGACGTATTCTAACCGACAAGGGCTTCCAAAACCAAGAACGGTATACCGAACTTCAAAAGACCATCCAAAGCCTTATCAGCAAAGCCAAACTGTTCGTTGCCGGTGCCGACATCGAAATCGGTTCCAAAGACACTCAGACCCGTGTGTTAGGAGGATTCCACGAGCTCGTCTCCCGTACATATCCAAACCTTCGCATGCTGCGCGGCATCACCTACAATGAAAACGACATTGCCAAATGCCTAAAAGCTTCACAACAGGGGCTGTTTGGCAATAATGCCACCGCTCTGGCCGAATCCGAACAGGAACTTTTGGCATTCATCCAGAGCAATAACCGGGGTGGCGTGCGCACCACACTGAAAAACATGCTGGAAAAATTCGAGCGCAAACCATACGGCTGGTACTACGCTGCCGTGCTTTGCACCCTGGCCCATCTGTGTGTCCGTGGTAAGGTCGAGGTCCGTACCGACGGCAATTTATTGGAAGAGGGAGACCTGGAACGAGCCCTGCGCAACACCCATGGTCACGGCAATGTCGTACTGGAACCCCAAGTCGAATTTACCGCGTCTCAAGTCCGAGTCCTCAAGGAATTTTTTGAGGACTTCTTCGACGCCCCGCCCGCTGCCTCCGAGGCAAAGGCGCTCGGCCTGGAAACCGGAACAGCACTCCAGGAACTCATACATCAACTCACTCCGCTTGCTGCTCAGGCATCCCAGTATCCGTTTCTGAATACATTGACACCGGTGCTTGAAAAACTTAAAGGACTCTCCGGCAAGCCATATACCTGGTATCTCACCGAACTTCCCCGTCAGGAAGACACGCTGCTCGACATGAAAGAAGGCGTCATTGACTCGGCCCGAAAGTTCATGAACGGACCTTTGAAAAGGATCTTTGATAACGCCCGGAAATTTGTCCAAACCCAGGAACCCAACTTTGCCTATATCGAGGGTGATGAAGCTACTCAGGTAGTCGCCAGCCTAAACGATCCGGAATGCTTTAAAGGCAATTGTATGCAGCAGGTCAAGACTCAAGTCGAAACCCTACAGGAGAAAGTCGACGCCCAGATTAGGGCCGAGATTGCCAACGCCGAGGAGACGGTTGATGACCTCAAAAGCCGTCTCTGTGGCATGGTTGAATTCGCTACTTTAAACGGAGAGCAGCAGGAGCAGATCACCCAACCTTTCAGCGAATTTAAAGCTTCTATTGGGCGTCAGAAGTTGATTGCCGTTATTCGGGACTCTCTGCGCCGGTTTGAAGAAGGCGAATATCAGCGTCAGCTCTCTCGGATAACAAGCTGGGCACAACCGGCACCATCGCCGAAGTCTGCACCTGAAACCGGCAGAACCGGCACTCCAGATAAAGGCAGTACACCCACGCCACCGCCCAAACCCGACCCTCGCATCGAGTATGTGCCAAGCCGGTCAGTAAAGGTCTCATTCGAGAAAGCCTGGCTGGCAGACGAGACTGATGTGGATGGCTATCTTGCATCCATGCGTGAGGCACTGCTGGAAGAAATTCGAAAAGGCAAAAGGATTCAAATATGA
- a CDS encoding DUF1788 domain-containing protein: protein MSMQDRFQHLYAVISGQRFLNKQGLGNEVPFFICSFKSDESVEMERLQHQLVNRLEQAGVRILEINLYDLSIEILKERDIWNQILEIETSVSKGELKELLQGVLDPETHLVPVIAAKLANTDFDVLFLSGVGEVFPYIRSHNVLNNLQSTAKEKPTVMFFPGDYTHSLESGASLDLFGRLHDDKYYRAFDIFHCEV from the coding sequence ATGTCAATGCAAGACAGATTTCAGCATCTCTATGCTGTGATTTCAGGTCAACGTTTCCTCAACAAGCAGGGGCTTGGAAATGAGGTGCCGTTTTTCATCTGTTCTTTCAAGTCTGATGAGTCCGTTGAAATGGAACGACTTCAGCATCAGCTGGTCAATCGTCTTGAACAGGCTGGTGTCCGGATCCTTGAGATCAATCTCTATGACCTTTCCATAGAAATACTCAAAGAGCGTGATATCTGGAATCAGATTCTCGAAATTGAGACGTCTGTCTCCAAAGGAGAACTCAAGGAACTGCTACAGGGAGTGCTGGATCCAGAGACGCATTTGGTTCCGGTCATAGCCGCCAAGCTGGCAAACACGGATTTTGATGTTCTTTTCCTTTCTGGGGTTGGCGAGGTGTTCCCCTACATTCGTTCACACAATGTACTGAATAATCTGCAGAGCACAGCCAAAGAAAAGCCTACCGTCATGTTTTTCCCGGGAGATTACACCCATTCCCTGGAGTCCGGAGCATCTCTCGATCTTTTTGGAAGGCTTCATGATGACAAGTACTATCGGGCATTCGACATCTTTCACTGCGAAGTATAA
- a CDS encoding DUF1819 family protein has protein sequence MSNNRYSMSFTTGSLFHRESMKLAVLYLELGDWNLVRDKIIAENLLQARTLNTLKRVCREIISRLKTLSAGELEFFVEGNHQEQGYILWIAVCRRYRFIADFAVEVLRERHITLKTDLTHKDFDVFFNQKSDLHSELDGISPTTRSKLRQILFRILRETDLLTANNTINAAMLSERLLEVITQDSNRDVLYFPVFEYDLKGMI, from the coding sequence ATGAGTAACAACAGATACAGCATGTCATTTACAACGGGCAGTCTCTTTCACCGTGAATCGATGAAGCTGGCAGTGCTGTATCTTGAACTTGGCGATTGGAATTTAGTTCGAGATAAAATTATTGCAGAAAATCTATTGCAGGCCAGAACTCTGAATACGCTCAAACGAGTATGCCGCGAAATCATTTCTCGGCTGAAAACTCTGAGTGCTGGTGAGCTTGAATTTTTTGTTGAAGGCAACCATCAAGAGCAAGGCTATATTTTATGGATTGCTGTTTGCCGGCGGTACAGATTCATTGCTGATTTTGCCGTCGAAGTGCTTCGAGAGCGCCACATCACCCTGAAGACGGATTTGACCCATAAGGATTTCGACGTTTTTTTCAACCAAAAGTCCGATTTGCACTCAGAATTGGATGGAATTAGCCCAACCACGAGAAGTAAATTGCGGCAGATCTTATTCAGAATACTTCGAGAGACGGACCTCTTAACGGCCAACAATACCATTAACGCTGCCATGCTAAGTGAGAGGCTGTTGGAAGTAATTACGCAAGACAGCAATAGGGATGTTTTGTACTTTCCTGTTTTTGAATATGATCTAAAGGGGATGATTTAG
- a CDS encoding helix-turn-helix domain-containing protein yields MTEMEDRWLSISEICKYLGVSNDTVYKWIDKHGMPAHRMGRLWKLKKDEVDDWVKAGGAADNAKRNIDKE; encoded by the coding sequence ATGACCGAGATGGAAGACCGCTGGTTATCGATAAGTGAGATTTGCAAGTACCTCGGGGTCAGCAATGACACCGTGTACAAATGGATTGATAAACATGGAATGCCCGCGCATCGAATGGGCCGCCTCTGGAAGCTAAAAAAGGATGAAGTGGACGACTGGGTGAAGGCTGGCGGCGCTGCAGATAATGCAAAAAGGAATATAGATAAAGAATGA